The following are from one region of the Falco biarmicus isolate bFalBia1 chromosome 1, bFalBia1.pri, whole genome shotgun sequence genome:
- the EDNRA gene encoding endothelin-1 receptor, with translation MEALCLRVSLLLLVPGFVLSDSSDRYAANRSDLGNHLSTFSGIESSILLTTRQPLVSNQTVKCSQQTKIAETFKYINTVVSCAIFIVGMVGNATLLRIIYQNKCMRNGPNALIASLALGDLIYIVIDIPIIVYKLLAQKWPFGDSEFGQFLCKFLPFIQKASVGITVLNLCALSVDRYRAVASWSRVQGIGIPMITAIEIFSIWLLSFILAIPEAIGFAVVPFRYKDEGYVTCMLNPTNNFMLFYKDAKDWWLFGFYFCMPLACTAIFYTLMTCEMLNRRNSNLRIALSEHLKQRREVAKTVFCLVVIFALCWFPLHLSRILKKMVYNERDPGRCELLSFLLPLDYISINLATMNSCINPIALYFVSKKFKNCFQSCLCCCCSQSKSLVTSVPMNGTSIQWKNQELNNHNTDRSSHKDSIN, from the exons ATGGAAGCCTTGTGTTTAAGAgtttccttgctgctgctggttccAGGATTTGTCCTCAGTGACAGCTCTGACAGATATGCTGCCAACCGGAGTGACTTGGGAAACCACCTTTCCACTTTCTCAGGGATTGAATCCAGCATACTCCTCACCACCAGACAGCCCCTGGTGTCCAACCAAACTGTCAAATGCTCCCAGCAGACTAAGATTGCTGaaacttttaaatacattaacacGGTGGTATCTTGCGCTATTTTCATCGTTGGAATGGTTGGGAATGCAACTCTGCTGAGGATCATTTACCAGAACAAGTGTATGAGGAATGGCCCGAATGCACTGATAGCCAGTCTGGCACTAGGAGACCTTATCTATATTGTCATTGATATTCCTATCATTGTGTACAAG CTCCTTGCTCAGAAGTGGCCTTTTGGAGATTCTGAATTTGGACAGTTTCTTTGCAAATTCCTTCCCTTTATTCAGAAGGCATCGGTGGGAATCACAGTCCTTAATCTCTGTGCCCTTAGTGTGGACAG GTATAGAGCAGTTGCCTCCTGGAGCCGCGTTCAGGGAATTGGAATCCCTATGATCACTGCCATTGAAATTTTCTCCATTTGGCTTCTGTCCTTCATACTGGCTATTCCAGAAGCAATTGGTTTTGCTGTGGTACCTTTCAGATACAAGGATGAAGGTTATGTTACCTGTATGCTCAATCctacaaataattttatgttg TTTTACAAAGATGCAAAGGATTGGTGGCTGTTTGGTTTCTATTTCTGCATGCCGCTGGCATGTACTGCCATCTTTTATACATTAATGACTTGTGAAATgttaaacagaagaaacagcaacTTGAGAATCGCTCTCAGTGAACACCTTAAGCAG cgTCGAGAAGTTGCAAAgacagttttctgtttggtaGTGATTTTTGCTCTTTGCTGGTTCCCTCTCCATTTGAGCcgaattttgaagaaaatggtATACAATGAGAGAGACCCCGGCAGATGTGAACTACTCAG TTTCTTACTGCCATTGGATTATATCAGCATCAACCTGGCAACTATGAACTCTTGTATAAACCCAATAGCTCTGTATTTTGTGAGCAAGAAGtttaaaaactgtttccag tcatgtctttgctgttgctgctctcAGTCTAAGAGCCTAGTGACTTCAGTGCCCATGAATGGAACAAGCATTCAGTGGAAAAATCAAGAACTAAATAATCACAATACAGACCGAAGCAGCCATAAAGACAgcataaactga